The following are from one region of the Salmo trutta chromosome 22, fSalTru1.1, whole genome shotgun sequence genome:
- the LOC115158955 gene encoding forkhead box protein D1-like, translating into MEDRSSCNTGRERLGLRFTIDYLLYNKDSKSMREEAKSPPAEQTPRSPVKEQSPDILSERESIELGSPEKGPEGEEGSEDEEEEEVKVEEDQEATTTNSPRDKPTQSYIALISMAILASEEKKLLLCDIYHWIMDRYPYFKSKDKNWRNSVRHNLSLNECFVKAGRSDNGKGHFWAIHPANFHDFSNGDYHRRRARRRIRRVTGQLPYALHTPYYPLNRPRGVLCWCCPLAHPLSTAHPLSCLSARMYWSWASQYARRHPSLHAPVQ; encoded by the exons ATGGAGGACAGAAGCAGCTGCAACACTGGCCGGGAGCGCTTAGGACTACGCTTCACCATAGACTACCTGCTGTACAACAAGGACAGTAAGAGCATGAGAGAGGAGGCAAAGAGTCCCCCAGCAGAGCAGACCCCTCGTAGTCCagtgaaggagcagagtcctgaCATCCTCTCAGAGAGGGAAAGTATCGAACTTGGGAGCCCTGAGAAGGGGCCAGAAGGAGAAGAGGGGtcagaggatgaagaggaggaggaggtcaaagTGGAAGAAGATCAAGAGGCGACCACTACAAACAGTCCACGGGACAAGCCCACCCAGTCCTACATTGCCCTTATCTCCATGGCCATACTTGCTTCAGAGGAGAAGAAGCTGTTGTTGTGTGACATCTATCACTGGATCATGGATCGCTACCCCTACTTCAAGAGCAAG GATAAGAACTGGAGGAACAGCGTCAGACACAACCTGTCCCTGAACGAATGCTTTGTGAAGGCTGGTCGGAGTGACAATGGTAAAGGCCATTTCTGGGCCATCCACCCCGCTAACTTCCATGACTTCTCCAATGGGGACTACCATCGCCGCCGAGCTCGCCGCAGGATCCGCAGGGTGACAGGACAGCTCCCGTATGCCCTGCACACACCCTATTACCCCCTCAACAGGCCCAGGGGGGTGCTGTGCTggtgctgccccctagcccaccCTCTCTCCACGGCCCACCCTCTGTCCTGCCTCTCAGCCAGGATGTATTGGAGCTGGGCTAGCCAGTATGCCAGACGACACCCATCCCTCCACGCTCCAGTTCAATAG